One Aegilops tauschii subsp. strangulata cultivar AL8/78 chromosome 7, Aet v6.0, whole genome shotgun sequence genomic window carries:
- the LOC109747505 gene encoding cysteine-rich receptor-like protein kinase 6 has protein sequence MATGSNSSSQESKQPGPELPKQLPFDFLKKITNDFGQDRKISDSPFGTLYKGIVPDDGRVIAVKKLQENAPMPADKQFNKEVQNVMSLKHENIVEVLGFCSETQKKLVQFDKRYIQADITESLICYEYLPNGSLQENLFEPKESTKQEISWDTRFKIIKGICQGLFFLHKLDIPIVHMDLKPENILLDANMVPKIADFALSRVFGQEQTRLCTQTVVGSYGYMAPEYLYRGEISAQSDIYSLGLVIIEIATGEQNPREKDQPSARSFVDKVRKEWTLENITSKYSSLDHESLQQVKTCIDIGSKCVEIDRTKRPRIEEIVNSLKGLHPSQRVTEVPRPSTTTKKTISSFFGHKK, from the exons ATGGCGACCGGAAGTAATAGTAGTAGCCAAGAGAGCAAGCAGCCGGGCCCCGAGCTGCCCAAGCAGCTGCCGTTCGATTTTCTCAAGAAAATCACCAACGATTTCGGCCAAGACCGGAAGATAAGCGACAGCCCCTTCGGCACACTCTACAAG GGGATTGTGCCGGACGATGGCAGAGTGATAGCCGTGAAGAAACTTCAGGAGAACGCACCAATGCCAGCTGATAAGCAGTTCAACAAGGAGGTTCAGAATGTTATGTCTCTCAAGCATGAGAACATAGTGGAGGTCCTTGGGTTCTGCAGCGAAACGCAGAAGAAACTGGTGCAGTTTGATAAGAGATACATCCAGGCAGACATTACTGAGAGCTTAATCTGCTATGAGTATTTACCTAATGGGAGCCTTCAGGAGAATCTTTTTG AGCCCAAAGAGTCCACTAAACAAGAGATTAGTTGGGACACACGCTTCAAAATAATCAAGGGGATTTGCCAAGGCTTATTTTTTCTACACAAGTTGGATATTCCCATTGTCCATATGGATTTGAAGCCTGAAAATATACTGTTGGATGCAAATATGGTGCCAAAGATCGCGGATTTTGCACTCTCAAGGGTCTTTGGCCAAGAACAAACCCGACTGTGCACACAAACAGTTGTCGGATCATA TGGGTACATGGCTCCAGAATATCTTTACAGAGGTGAAATCTCGGCTCAGTCAGACATATACAGTTTAGGCCTAGTGATAATCGAGATCGCCACCGGAGAGCAGAATCCTCGCGAAAAAGACCAACCATCTGCGAGAAGTTTTGTTGATAAA GTGCGTAAAGAATGGACGCTGGAGAACATAACATCCAAGTATTCCTCGTTGGATCATGAAAGCCTCCAACAAGTTAAAACATGCATTGATATTGGGTCAAAATGTGTTGAGATTGATAGAACAAAAAGACCTCGCATAGAAGAAATCGTTAACTCGCTCAAAGGACTACATCCAAGCCAAAGGGTTACCGAG GTCCCCCGTCCGTCTACAACTACCAAGAAGACAATTAGCTCCTTTTTTGGTCATAAGAAATGA